One region of Anaeromyxobacter paludicola genomic DNA includes:
- a CDS encoding glycerophosphodiester phosphodiesterase: MKPYLDLPGPWLVAHRGGSRLAPENTLAAFDVAARLGADAFELDVRLTREGALVVFHDEDTRRVTGAPGRVRDRSLAALKALDAGFAFTPDGGRTFPFRGRGVAVPTLREVLDAHPATRVNVEVKDVEPEAAEALVRVVREAGAVERVCLGSFDDAQGERIRALLPQACHFIPEQAGTAHVLASRCGADPASCPAGWDVADLPLRTESGIEVADATTVAWFHARGLAVFVWTVDEEADMRAVLAAGADGVMTDRPDLLARVLGR, from the coding sequence ATGAAGCCCTACCTCGACCTGCCGGGCCCCTGGCTCGTCGCCCACCGGGGCGGCTCCCGCCTCGCGCCGGAGAACACGCTCGCCGCGTTCGACGTCGCGGCCCGGCTCGGCGCCGACGCCTTCGAGCTCGACGTCCGGCTCACCCGCGAGGGAGCCCTGGTGGTCTTCCACGACGAGGACACCCGGCGCGTGACCGGCGCGCCGGGCCGGGTGCGCGATCGCTCGCTCGCCGCGCTGAAGGCGCTCGACGCCGGGTTCGCCTTCACGCCCGACGGTGGCCGCACCTTCCCGTTCCGGGGGCGCGGCGTCGCCGTGCCCACCCTCCGCGAGGTCCTCGACGCGCACCCCGCCACCCGCGTGAACGTGGAGGTGAAGGACGTGGAGCCGGAGGCGGCCGAGGCGCTGGTGCGCGTGGTGCGGGAGGCGGGCGCCGTCGAGCGGGTCTGCCTCGGCTCCTTCGACGACGCGCAGGGGGAGCGGATCCGGGCGCTCCTGCCCCAGGCCTGCCACTTCATCCCGGAGCAGGCCGGCACGGCGCACGTGCTCGCGTCGCGCTGCGGCGCCGACCCGGCGAGCTGCCCCGCCGGCTGGGACGTGGCCGACCTCCCGCTGCGGACCGAGTCGGGGATCGAGGTGGCCGACGCGACCACCGTCGCCTGGTTCCACGCGCGCGGGCTCGCGGTCTTCGTCTGGACCGTGGACGAGGAGGCCGACATGCGCGCGGTGCTGGCGGCCGGGGCCGACGGCGTCATGACCGACCGGCCCGACCTGCTGGCCCGGGTCCTCGGCCGGTAG
- a CDS encoding histidine kinase N-terminal 7TM domain-containing protein: protein MPGFALAATALYLSAAALCAGAGMAAWRRRETRGARSLALLLAAAGWWALFDALGVLATGPRLNLLCAQLLYLGVAPAAPLFSRTALELTREERWLAPRLRAAGWVVPLLTVAVAFTNPLHHLLWARVVPAPAGGGIALYYYGPWFWLFIAGNYAHMAIGTAALLRAAGRAVPGLRGPLAVVAVSAVLPWAGSAVYIAKLGPWPGIDWTALGVAAMGALLAWAVLRQGLLDLVPIAQEAVVESLGDGVLLVDRGGRLLLRNPAAQGALGLGPEATSGEVAALARSWERERAPGERWQEELALGEGDGRRWLEVAASPVRTAFGEEAGRLYLVRDVTGRRRAREERERLIRELEDAVGEVRRLQALLPICSCCHQVRDDQGYWRKIEAYFQQRTAVQFTHGVCPACLARLYPGVKPPPEDTGEA, encoded by the coding sequence ATGCCAGGCTTCGCCCTCGCCGCCACCGCGCTCTACCTCTCCGCCGCGGCGCTCTGCGCCGGCGCCGGGATGGCGGCCTGGCGCCGCCGGGAGACCCGCGGGGCCCGCTCCCTCGCGCTGCTCCTCGCCGCCGCTGGATGGTGGGCGCTCTTCGACGCGCTCGGCGTGCTCGCGACGGGCCCGCGGCTGAACCTCCTCTGCGCTCAGCTCCTCTACCTCGGCGTCGCGCCGGCGGCCCCGCTCTTCTCGCGCACCGCCCTCGAGCTCACCCGCGAGGAGCGCTGGCTCGCGCCGCGGCTGCGGGCGGCCGGCTGGGTCGTCCCGCTCCTGACGGTCGCGGTCGCGTTCACGAACCCGCTCCACCACCTGCTCTGGGCGCGCGTGGTCCCCGCCCCGGCGGGCGGCGGGATCGCGCTCTACTACTACGGGCCCTGGTTCTGGCTCTTCATCGCCGGCAACTACGCGCACATGGCGATCGGCACGGCCGCCCTCCTGCGCGCCGCCGGCCGCGCCGTGCCGGGCCTGCGCGGTCCGCTCGCGGTGGTGGCGGTCTCGGCGGTCCTGCCCTGGGCCGGGAGCGCGGTGTACATCGCCAAGCTCGGCCCCTGGCCCGGGATCGACTGGACGGCGCTCGGGGTCGCCGCCATGGGCGCGCTGCTCGCCTGGGCGGTGCTGCGGCAGGGGCTGCTCGACCTCGTGCCCATCGCGCAGGAGGCGGTGGTGGAGAGCCTCGGCGACGGGGTGCTGCTCGTGGACCGCGGCGGGCGGCTCCTCCTGCGGAACCCGGCCGCCCAGGGCGCGCTGGGCCTCGGGCCGGAGGCGACCTCCGGCGAGGTCGCGGCGCTGGCCCGGAGCTGGGAGCGGGAGCGCGCGCCGGGCGAGCGCTGGCAGGAGGAGCTCGCCCTCGGCGAGGGCGACGGGCGCCGCTGGCTGGAGGTGGCGGCGAGCCCGGTCCGGACCGCCTTCGGCGAGGAGGCGGGGCGGCTCTACCTCGTGCGCGACGTGACCGGGCGGCGCCGCGCGCGCGAGGAGCGCGAGCGGCTCATCCGCGAGCTCGAGGACGCGGTCGGCGAGGTGCGCCGGCTCCAGGCGCTGCTCCCGATCTGCTCCTGCTGCCACCAGGTCCGCGACGACCAGGGCTACTGGCGGAAGATCGAGGCCTACTTCCAGCAGCGCACGGCGGTGCAGTTCACGCATGGCGTCTGCCCGGCCTGCCTGGCGCGGCTCTACCCCGGGGTGAAGCCGCCGCCCGAGGATACGGGCGAGGCCTGA